A single Equus asinus isolate D_3611 breed Donkey chromosome 21, EquAss-T2T_v2, whole genome shotgun sequence DNA region contains:
- the ELP6 gene encoding elongator complex protein 6 isoform X3 translates to MFPELNHLLNTTPDRAEQGKLTLLCDAKTDGSFLVHHFLSFYLKANCKVCFVALIQSFSHYNIVGQKLGVSLTTARERGQLVFLEGLKSSVDVFFRSQEEPHPLQFLSFLYPILTSWKDCSCLPSSN, encoded by the exons ATGTTCCCAGAACTTAATCACCTTCTCAACACCACCCCCGACAGGGCAGAGCAG GGGAAATTGACTCTACTGTGTGATGCCAAGACAGATGGCAGTTTCCTTGTGCAccactttctctccttctaccTCAAAG CTAATTGTAAAGTCTGCTTTGTGGCACTCATCCAGTCCTTCAGTCACTACAATATCGTGGGACAGAAGCTG GGTGTCAGCCTGACCACAGCACGGGAACGTGGGCAGCTCGTGTTCCTCGAGGGTCTCAAGTCTTCAGTGGATGTCTTCTTCCGGTCTCAGGAGGAGCCACACCCTCTGCAGTTTCTCAG CTTTTTATATCCAATTCTGACCTCCTGGAAAGACTGCTCCTGCCTGCCCAGTTCAAATTAA